One region of Mycolicibacterium lutetiense genomic DNA includes:
- a CDS encoding acyltransferase, giving the protein MTTMWGAPIHKRWRGSRLRDPRQADFLTKASLKWVIDNRAYSPWYLVRYFRLLKFKLANPHIITRGMVFLGKGVEIQCTPELAQMEIGRWVHIGDKNTIRCHEGSLRIGDKVVLGRDNVINTYLDIELGDSALMADWCYVCDFDHKMDNIDMPIKDQGIIKGPVRIGPDTWVAAKVTILRNTSVGRGCVLGAHAVVKGEIPDYSIAVGAPAKVVKNRKLDWETSAAERAELAEALADIERKKATNSN; this is encoded by the coding sequence ATGACGACCATGTGGGGCGCCCCAATTCACAAACGCTGGCGGGGCTCCCGGCTACGTGATCCGCGCCAGGCCGACTTCCTGACGAAGGCGTCGCTGAAGTGGGTCATCGACAACCGTGCCTACAGCCCCTGGTACCTCGTGCGGTATTTCCGGCTGCTGAAGTTCAAGCTGGCCAACCCGCACATCATCACCCGCGGCATGGTCTTCCTCGGCAAGGGTGTGGAGATCCAGTGCACCCCGGAACTGGCCCAGATGGAGATCGGCCGCTGGGTGCACATCGGCGACAAGAACACCATCCGCTGCCACGAAGGCTCGTTGCGCATCGGCGACAAGGTGGTGCTGGGCCGCGACAACGTGATCAACACCTACCTCGACATCGAGCTCGGTGACTCGGCGCTGATGGCCGACTGGTGCTACGTGTGCGACTTCGACCACAAGATGGACAACATCGACATGCCCATCAAGGACCAGGGCATCATCAAGGGCCCGGTGCGCATCGGCCCGGACACCTGGGTCGCCGCGAAGGTCACGATCCTGCGCAACACTTCGGTCGGCCGAGGTTGCGTGCTGGGCGCCCACGCCGTGGTCAAGGGCGAGATCCCCGATTACTCGATCGCCGTCGGGGCGCCGGCCAAGGTGGTCAAGAACCGCAAGCTGGATTGGGAGACGTCGGCCGCCGAGCGTGCCGAGCTTGCCGAGGCACTGGCCGACATCGAGCGCAAGAAGGCCACCAACAGCAACTGA
- a CDS encoding outer membrane protein assembly factor BamB family protein, translating into MFRRYLALAVTVLFTGLLAGCENTDSWVAPQAAPGWSAQYGDAANSSYTRSHGPEALRLEWSRSVKGALEAQVALSGDNRLAANAQTAGGCSLMVWEADNNARQRWCTRLILGGGWSSPLFDGFDNVYVGQPGTILSFPPTQWIRWRQPVIGMPTTPRLLDDGQLLVVTHLGQVLVFNGHRGTVEGTPLDLVSGVDPTDSQRGLGDCLPARSRCPVAAAPAFSHQAGLVVLSVWQPGAEAPVLIGLRYHPGQATLLTQEWTSTAVGRGPLASPVLSADGSTVYVNGRDQKLWALNSADGSPKWSVPLNYLAQTPPSVSPDGLIVAGGGPDATLTAVRDAGDHGEVVWTREDVVPLTTSSRADSVGYTVAREGGHGQTLLVFDTGDGHTLNSYPVPEATGWPVGVSIGHDRRIVTATSDGQVYGFAPA; encoded by the coding sequence GTGTTCCGGCGATACCTTGCACTGGCGGTCACGGTGCTGTTCACGGGCCTTCTTGCCGGTTGCGAGAACACCGACTCCTGGGTCGCCCCACAGGCCGCACCGGGCTGGTCAGCGCAATACGGCGATGCCGCCAACAGCAGCTACACCCGGTCCCACGGTCCCGAGGCGCTGCGCCTGGAGTGGAGCCGGTCGGTCAAGGGTGCGCTGGAGGCCCAGGTGGCGCTGAGCGGGGACAACCGCCTGGCGGCCAACGCGCAGACCGCCGGAGGCTGTTCGTTGATGGTGTGGGAAGCCGACAACAATGCCCGCCAACGCTGGTGTACGCGACTGATATTGGGTGGCGGCTGGTCCAGCCCCCTGTTCGACGGGTTCGACAACGTCTACGTGGGCCAGCCCGGCACCATCCTGTCCTTCCCGCCGACGCAGTGGATCCGTTGGCGCCAGCCGGTGATCGGCATGCCGACCACGCCACGGCTGCTCGATGACGGTCAGCTGCTGGTGGTCACCCATCTGGGTCAGGTGCTGGTGTTCAACGGGCATCGCGGCACGGTCGAGGGCACGCCGCTGGATCTGGTCTCCGGCGTGGACCCGACCGATTCACAGCGCGGTCTCGGCGACTGCCTGCCGGCCCGCTCCCGCTGCCCGGTGGCGGCCGCACCGGCGTTCTCGCATCAGGCCGGCCTTGTGGTGCTGAGCGTGTGGCAGCCCGGCGCCGAGGCGCCCGTGCTGATCGGACTGCGCTACCACCCCGGCCAGGCGACATTGCTGACGCAGGAATGGACGAGCACCGCCGTGGGCCGCGGGCCGCTCGCCAGCCCGGTGCTGTCGGCCGACGGGTCGACGGTCTACGTCAACGGCCGCGATCAGAAATTGTGGGCACTGAACTCCGCCGACGGCTCACCGAAATGGTCGGTGCCGCTGAACTATCTGGCCCAGACCCCGCCGTCGGTGTCACCGGACGGGCTGATCGTGGCCGGTGGTGGGCCGGACGCCACACTGACCGCGGTGCGCGACGCCGGCGACCACGGCGAGGTCGTCTGGACCCGTGAAGACGTCGTACCGCTGACCACGTCGAGCCGCGCTGACAGTGTGGGTTACACGGTCGCCCGGGAGGGCGGACACGGCCAGACGCTGTTGGTCTTCGACACCGGTGACGGGCACACCCTCAACAGTTATCCCGTACCCGAGGCCACCGGCTGGCCGGTCGGGGTGTCGATCGGGCACGACCGCCGGATCGTCACCGCCACCAGTGACGGTCAGGTGTACGGATTCGCGCCTGCGTGA
- a CDS encoding esterase: MRIPLVTALLAAGALVGWLGMPVVAAQSACADLGGSVDGDQICQVHTANATYTLDYTFPVGYPDQQAVAGYLIQTRDGFVNVSDMPGSRDQPYVLDAKGTAYSSGTPQRTQSLVFEVYQNVGGAHPQTWYKTFNYNEATRAPITFDTLFKPGSKPLDVIFPIVQRELQKQSGVELAIAPAIGLDHAHYQNFAITDDSVIFFFGQGELLPEAAGASQANVPRSAVAALLA; this comes from the coding sequence ATGCGAATTCCCCTTGTGACAGCCCTGCTGGCAGCCGGTGCGCTGGTCGGCTGGCTCGGCATGCCCGTGGTGGCTGCGCAGTCGGCCTGTGCCGACCTCGGCGGCAGCGTCGACGGCGACCAGATCTGCCAGGTGCACACCGCCAACGCCACCTACACGCTGGATTACACGTTCCCGGTCGGTTATCCCGACCAGCAGGCGGTGGCCGGATACCTGATCCAGACCCGCGACGGCTTCGTCAACGTCTCCGATATGCCCGGATCACGTGACCAGCCGTACGTTCTGGACGCCAAGGGCACGGCCTACAGTTCCGGGACCCCGCAACGCACCCAGAGCCTGGTGTTCGAGGTGTATCAGAACGTCGGCGGCGCCCACCCGCAGACCTGGTACAAGACGTTCAACTACAACGAGGCCACCCGGGCACCGATCACCTTCGACACCCTGTTCAAGCCGGGATCCAAACCGCTCGACGTCATCTTCCCGATCGTGCAGCGTGAACTGCAGAAGCAGTCCGGCGTCGAACTGGCCATCGCACCGGCCATCGGCCTGGACCACGCGCACTATCAGAACTTTGCGATCACCGACGACTCGGTGATCTTCTTCTTCGGCCAGGGTGAACTGTTGCCCGAGGCCGCCGGAGCCAGCCAAGCCAACGTCCCGCGGTCCGCCGTGGCGGCCCTGCTGGCCTGA
- a CDS encoding THUMP-like domain-containing protein encodes MVLQRDDHRGQAVLDFGLAHVSYLRSDAGRQALTQVAGRSLTGSALVSDIAAVRKQFGDRAGVLVETVQLRRRAAAKFDDPDRWLFTDEALQQATAAPVAAHRARRLAGARVHDATCSIGGELVALRDCAAQLVGSDLDPVRLAMAANNADGVDLCRADALVPVTRDTVVIIDPARRSGGRRRFDPRAYTPALDAVLDVYGGRDLVVKCAPGIDFDELTKMGFTGEIEVTSVGGSVREACLWSPGLTEPGVRRRASMLETAEQITDAEPDDCPVAEAGRWIVDPDGAVVRAGLVRHYAARHGLWQLDPDIAYLSGDELPAGVRGFEVLEQLQFQERRLRAALAARSVGALEILIRGVDVDPDVLRTRMRLRGSERLAVVIVRLGSGAASRASAFICRPSR; translated from the coding sequence CTGGTTCTACAACGTGATGATCACCGGGGTCAAGCCGTCCTAGATTTCGGTCTGGCCCACGTCTCGTATCTGCGCTCCGATGCGGGACGGCAGGCACTGACTCAGGTCGCCGGAAGGTCGCTGACCGGATCGGCATTGGTCAGCGACATCGCTGCTGTTCGAAAACAATTCGGTGACCGCGCCGGAGTTCTGGTGGAGACCGTACAGCTGAGGCGTCGGGCCGCGGCCAAGTTCGACGACCCGGACCGCTGGCTGTTCACCGACGAGGCACTGCAACAGGCCACGGCCGCACCGGTGGCGGCGCATCGTGCGCGCAGGCTGGCCGGGGCCCGGGTTCACGACGCCACCTGTTCGATCGGCGGTGAGCTTGTGGCGCTGCGTGATTGCGCGGCTCAACTGGTCGGCAGCGACCTCGATCCGGTGCGGTTGGCGATGGCAGCCAACAACGCCGACGGGGTGGACCTGTGCCGGGCCGACGCCCTGGTGCCGGTAACCCGGGACACGGTGGTGATCATCGACCCGGCCCGCCGGTCCGGCGGACGGCGCCGCTTCGACCCGCGGGCCTACACCCCGGCGCTCGACGCGGTCCTGGACGTCTACGGTGGCCGGGATCTGGTGGTGAAGTGCGCGCCGGGAATCGATTTCGACGAGCTCACCAAGATGGGCTTCACCGGGGAGATCGAGGTGACCTCGGTGGGCGGCAGCGTACGGGAGGCCTGCCTGTGGTCACCGGGTCTGACCGAACCCGGTGTGCGACGGCGGGCCAGCATGCTCGAAACCGCCGAACAGATCACCGACGCCGAGCCCGACGACTGCCCCGTCGCCGAGGCGGGCCGCTGGATCGTCGACCCCGACGGTGCGGTGGTGCGCGCCGGACTGGTGCGCCACTACGCGGCCCGGCACGGACTGTGGCAACTCGACCCTGACATCGCCTACCTGTCCGGCGACGAGTTACCGGCCGGAGTGCGAGGTTTCGAGGTCCTGGAGCAGCTGCAGTTTCAGGAACGCCGACTCCGAGCCGCGCTGGCCGCGCGGTCGGTAGGGGCACTGGAAATCCTGATCCGTGGCGTGGACGTCGACCCCGATGTGTTGCGGACGCGGATGCGGCTGCGCGGCTCCGAACGCCTGGCGGTGGTGATCGTCCGCCTCGGTTCCGGGGCGGCGAGCCGGGCAAGCGCATTCATTTGTCGCCCGTCCCGATAA
- a CDS encoding class I SAM-dependent methyltransferase yields the protein MTDIKDSGTDADFAGMPTPNPHATAEQVEAAMHDSKLAQVLYHDWEAETYDEKWSISYDQRCIDYARGRFDAIVPEAEQRELPYDRALELGCGTGFFLLNLVQSGVARRGSVTDLSPGMVKVATRNGQSLGLDIDGKVADAEGIPYEDNTFDLVVGHAVLHHIPDVELSLREVVRVLKPGGRFVFAGEPTTVGNKYARELSTLTWHATTNLTKLPWLSEWRRPQAELDESSRAAALEAVVDLHTFDPADLERMAANAGAVEVRTASEEFTAAMLGWPVRTFEAAVPPGRLGWGWAKFAFNSWTTLSWVDSNVWRRVVPKGWFYNVMITGVKPS from the coding sequence ATGACTGACATCAAGGATTCCGGCACCGACGCTGATTTTGCCGGTATGCCGACTCCTAACCCGCACGCCACGGCCGAGCAGGTCGAAGCCGCGATGCACGACAGCAAGCTTGCGCAGGTGCTCTACCACGACTGGGAAGCCGAAACCTACGACGAGAAGTGGTCGATCTCCTACGACCAGCGGTGCATCGACTATGCCCGCGGCCGGTTCGACGCCATCGTGCCCGAGGCCGAGCAGCGTGAGCTGCCGTACGACCGGGCCCTCGAGCTCGGGTGCGGTACCGGATTCTTCCTGCTCAACCTCGTCCAGTCCGGGGTGGCGCGGCGTGGTTCGGTCACCGACCTGTCCCCGGGCATGGTCAAGGTCGCGACCCGCAACGGTCAGTCACTCGGCCTCGACATCGACGGCAAGGTCGCCGACGCCGAGGGCATCCCGTACGAGGACAACACCTTCGACCTGGTGGTCGGGCACGCCGTGCTGCACCACATCCCCGACGTCGAGCTCTCGCTGCGCGAGGTGGTCCGGGTGCTCAAGCCCGGCGGTCGTTTCGTCTTCGCCGGCGAGCCGACCACGGTGGGCAACAAATATGCCCGTGAGCTATCCACCCTGACCTGGCACGCCACCACCAACCTGACCAAGCTGCCCTGGCTGAGCGAATGGCGCCGGCCCCAGGCCGAACTCGACGAGTCGTCCCGCGCCGCGGCCCTGGAAGCCGTCGTCGACCTGCACACCTTCGACCCGGCCGATCTGGAGCGGATGGCTGCTAACGCCGGTGCGGTAGAAGTGCGCACCGCCAGCGAGGAATTCACCGCGGCGATGCTCGGCTGGCCGGTGCGTACCTTCGAAGCCGCGGTGCCGCCGGGACGCCTGGGCTGGGGCTGGGCCAAGTTCGCGTTCAACAGCTGGACCACGTTGAGCTGGGTCGACTCCAACGTCTGGCGTCGCGTCGTGCCGAAGGGCTGGTTCTACAACGTGATGATCACCGGGGTCAAGCCGTCCTAG
- a CDS encoding enoyl-CoA hydratase → MGSVSEFISVVTGVTPEQDGVGTLRLSRPPTNALTRQMYREIIAAAHELGERTDISVVILFGGHEIFCAGDDVPELRTLNTAEAAAADTALHQCLEAVAAIPKPTVAAITGYALGSGMTLAMAADWRVSGDNVKFGATEILAGLAPRAGGGARLAQTIGASKAKELVFSGRFVGAEEALELGLIDQMVAPDHVYDEALAWARRFVDHPVGVLAAAKAAVDGVVDRP, encoded by the coding sequence ATCGGTTCAGTGAGCGAGTTCATCAGCGTGGTCACCGGGGTGACGCCGGAACAGGACGGCGTCGGCACCCTGAGGTTGTCGCGTCCACCGACCAATGCCCTGACCCGGCAGATGTACCGCGAGATCATCGCGGCCGCCCATGAGCTCGGTGAACGCACCGACATCTCCGTGGTGATCCTGTTCGGTGGGCACGAGATCTTCTGCGCCGGCGACGACGTACCCGAGCTGCGCACGCTGAACACCGCCGAGGCCGCTGCCGCGGACACGGCGCTACACCAGTGCCTCGAAGCCGTGGCCGCCATCCCCAAACCCACCGTTGCCGCGATCACCGGCTACGCACTGGGCAGCGGGATGACTTTGGCAATGGCCGCCGATTGGCGGGTCAGCGGTGACAACGTCAAGTTCGGAGCGACCGAGATCCTGGCCGGCCTGGCGCCCCGAGCTGGCGGCGGGGCCCGGCTGGCCCAGACCATCGGCGCCAGCAAGGCCAAGGAACTGGTGTTCAGCGGACGGTTCGTCGGTGCAGAGGAAGCTCTTGAGCTCGGTCTGATCGACCAGATGGTGGCACCCGACCACGTCTACGACGAGGCGCTGGCCTGGGCACGGCGATTCGTTGACCATCCGGTGGGCGTGTTGGCCGCGGCGAAGGCCGCCGTCGACGGAGTGGTGGACCGGCCCTGA
- a CDS encoding NUDIX hydrolase, with protein MTSTDDPLVPRPAATVMLVRDAAEAIEVFMMRRHAAMEFVAGVMVFPGGGVDDRDRNADIAWFGPEPGWWAQRLGVDTGLAEALVCAAARETFEESGVLFAGPADNPDGIVSDASVYGEERAALANHSLSFADFLRDEKLVLRADLLRPWDNWITPKEERTRRYDTFFFVGALPEGQRADGENTETDRAFWSTPQAGLDDFEQGNSFLLPPTWTQLNSLNGRSVADVLATERKIVAIEPNLSVSEGAWGIEFFDSGRYNAARNQRAPLGRGASGESVQ; from the coding sequence ATGACAAGTACAGACGATCCGCTGGTGCCCCGTCCTGCGGCCACAGTGATGCTGGTCAGGGACGCCGCCGAAGCGATCGAAGTCTTCATGATGCGCAGACACGCGGCGATGGAGTTCGTCGCCGGGGTGATGGTGTTCCCCGGTGGCGGAGTCGACGACCGCGACCGCAACGCCGACATCGCCTGGTTCGGACCCGAACCGGGCTGGTGGGCACAGCGCCTCGGGGTGGACACCGGGCTGGCCGAAGCGCTCGTCTGCGCTGCGGCGCGGGAGACCTTCGAGGAATCCGGGGTCCTGTTCGCCGGGCCGGCCGATAATCCCGACGGGATCGTGTCCGACGCGTCCGTCTACGGCGAAGAACGCGCTGCCCTGGCCAACCACTCGTTGTCGTTCGCGGACTTCCTGCGCGACGAGAAGCTCGTGCTGCGCGCCGACCTACTGCGGCCGTGGGACAACTGGATCACCCCCAAAGAGGAACGGACCCGCCGCTACGACACCTTCTTCTTTGTGGGTGCGCTACCGGAGGGGCAGCGGGCCGACGGCGAGAACACCGAAACCGACCGTGCGTTCTGGAGCACCCCGCAGGCCGGCCTCGATGACTTCGAACAGGGAAATTCGTTCCTGCTGCCGCCGACCTGGACCCAGCTCAACTCCCTCAACGGTCGCTCGGTGGCCGACGTTTTGGCGACCGAGCGCAAGATCGTGGCCATCGAACCCAACCTCTCGGTCAGCGAAGGAGCCTGGGGTATCGAGTTCTTCGACAGCGGCCGGTACAACGCAGCCAGGAACCAGCGGGCGCCGCTGGGTAGGGGAGCGTCGGGGGAATCGGTTCAGTGA
- a CDS encoding ABC transporter ATP-binding protein has translation MAAGEFTDSTTGDDGNGTDPDLLIDFARVSLRRGGNTLVGPITWTVELDERWVVIGPNGAGKTSLLRIAAATEHPSSGTAYVLGERLGRTDMSELRARVGLSSSALSQRIPDDEVVRDLVVSAGYAVLGRWREDYEDVDYAQAIDMLESVGAEHLAERTYGTLSEGERKRVLIARSLMTDPELLLLDEPAAGLDLGGREDLVARLTDLAADPDSPAMVLVTHHVEEIPVGFSHALILSEGHAVASGLLTEVLTAENLSKAFGQSIALDVIDGRYFARRTRSRAAHRRRE, from the coding sequence GTGGCCGCAGGGGAATTCACCGACTCGACAACCGGCGATGACGGAAACGGAACAGACCCCGATCTGTTGATCGACTTCGCACGGGTGAGTCTGCGGCGAGGCGGCAACACCCTCGTCGGGCCCATCACCTGGACCGTCGAGCTCGACGAACGCTGGGTGGTCATCGGTCCCAACGGGGCAGGCAAGACCTCGCTGCTGCGGATCGCGGCCGCCACCGAACATCCTTCGTCCGGCACCGCCTACGTGCTCGGTGAACGCCTGGGCCGCACCGACATGTCCGAACTGCGGGCCCGGGTCGGGCTCAGCAGCTCGGCGCTGTCACAGCGGATCCCCGACGACGAGGTGGTGCGCGACCTGGTGGTGTCGGCCGGCTACGCCGTGCTGGGCCGCTGGCGTGAGGATTACGAGGATGTCGACTACGCCCAGGCCATCGACATGCTGGAAAGCGTCGGCGCCGAACACCTCGCCGAACGGACCTACGGGACCCTGTCCGAAGGTGAACGCAAGCGGGTCCTGATCGCCCGCTCGCTGATGACCGACCCCGAACTGCTGCTGCTCGACGAACCCGCGGCCGGGCTCGACCTGGGCGGCCGTGAAGATCTGGTGGCGAGGTTGACCGATCTGGCTGCCGACCCCGACTCCCCGGCCATGGTGCTGGTCACCCATCATGTCGAAGAGATTCCGGTGGGTTTCAGCCACGCGCTGATCCTGTCGGAAGGCCATGCGGTTGCCTCGGGTCTGCTGACCGAGGTGTTGACTGCGGAGAACCTGTCCAAGGCGTTCGGTCAGTCGATCGCCCTGGATGTGATCGACGGGCGTTACTTCGCCCGGCGAACCAGGAGCCGTGCGGCTCATAGGAGGCGTGAATGA
- the yczE gene encoding membrane protein YczE: MRTASHRGALLLIGLCGYGVSMAMMVRAGLGLDPWDVFHQGITRHTPLTLGMASAVVGLVVLLAWIPLRNRPGIGTVANVIVIAVTVDATLAVLPAPSALPVRISMLIGAVVLNAISTVLYIGAGLGPGPRDGLMTGLVARTGLSVRLVRTGIEATVLAVGWLMGGTVGIGTLVYAFGIGPLVQLFLRLTPRSVLFHDFSDGRARAVREPVTTMSEWPQGNSPTRQPAMTETEQTPIC; the protein is encoded by the coding sequence ATGAGGACCGCATCCCACCGCGGCGCGCTGCTACTGATCGGCCTGTGCGGCTACGGCGTATCGATGGCGATGATGGTGCGCGCCGGACTCGGACTCGATCCGTGGGACGTTTTCCATCAGGGCATCACCCGGCACACCCCGCTGACCCTCGGGATGGCCTCGGCCGTGGTCGGCCTCGTCGTCCTGCTGGCCTGGATCCCGCTGCGGAACCGGCCTGGAATCGGGACCGTCGCCAACGTCATCGTCATCGCCGTCACCGTGGATGCCACGCTGGCGGTCCTGCCTGCGCCGTCGGCGCTGCCCGTGCGCATTTCCATGTTGATCGGTGCCGTGGTGCTCAACGCCATCAGCACGGTGCTCTACATCGGCGCCGGCCTGGGCCCCGGTCCGCGGGACGGCCTGATGACCGGGTTGGTGGCCCGCACCGGATTGTCGGTGCGGCTGGTGCGTACCGGAATTGAGGCGACCGTGCTGGCCGTGGGCTGGTTGATGGGCGGCACTGTCGGGATCGGCACCCTCGTCTACGCCTTCGGGATCGGGCCGCTTGTGCAGCTGTTTCTGCGACTCACGCCACGGTCGGTGTTGTTCCACGATTTCAGCGACGGACGTGCCCGGGCCGTACGGGAACCGGTCACTACGATGAGCGAGTGGCCGCAGGGGAATTCACCGACTCGACAACCGGCGATGACGGAAACGGAACAGACCCCGATCTGTTGA
- the yczR gene encoding MocR-like transcription factor YczR: MSTDMATRALDVDLLARELGNWRTSSQSGPAYLSLADAIRLLIVDGRVPVGSRIPSERALADSLRVSRTTVTAAFTQLRDDGYLHARRGARSITALPAAGHLQPDTTTPTVSLAAAALPAPGTAVLEAFAEAARDIAPYLREPGHELMGVGPLRAAIAERYCSRGLPTDPSQIMVTSGAQHAIGLILASHTQPGDRVLVEQPTYHGALAAISTAGVRPVPVSLTEDGWELDAVQAALRQLAPSLAYLVPDSHNPTGFTMPTAERKRLGQIISDTRTRTIVDESIADMWIDEAPPEPLAAAVPRNDLVLTIGSMSKSFWGGLRVGWIRAERGTLATIAAIRPSVDLGTPILEQLAAAKLLAMRADVLPDRREILRARREFLVALLARELPDWQPGHGRGGMSLWVKLPAPMSTALSAAAMRLGLDVPAGPRFGVDGTLERFIRLPYALPEPELEEAVQLLVRAWHSITGTLSAAPQTLVV, translated from the coding sequence ATGTCGACGGATATGGCCACCAGAGCCCTCGATGTGGACCTATTGGCGCGCGAATTGGGCAACTGGCGTACCTCTAGCCAAAGTGGCCCCGCCTACCTCAGCCTGGCCGACGCCATCCGGCTGCTGATCGTGGACGGCCGCGTTCCGGTCGGGTCACGCATTCCCAGCGAACGCGCGCTGGCCGACTCGCTGCGGGTGTCACGCACCACGGTCACCGCGGCCTTCACCCAACTGCGCGACGACGGCTATCTACACGCCCGTCGCGGAGCGCGCAGCATCACCGCCCTACCCGCCGCCGGCCACCTCCAGCCCGACACCACCACACCGACGGTCAGCCTCGCCGCCGCGGCGCTGCCCGCGCCCGGCACTGCGGTGCTGGAAGCCTTTGCCGAGGCAGCACGCGATATCGCGCCCTATCTGCGCGAGCCGGGTCACGAACTGATGGGTGTCGGGCCCCTGCGTGCGGCTATCGCCGAAAGGTATTGCAGCAGAGGACTCCCCACCGATCCGAGCCAGATCATGGTGACCAGCGGTGCCCAGCACGCCATCGGACTCATCCTGGCCAGCCACACCCAGCCCGGCGACCGGGTACTGGTCGAGCAACCCACGTATCACGGTGCGCTGGCGGCGATCTCGACTGCCGGGGTGCGGCCCGTTCCGGTCTCGCTCACCGAGGACGGCTGGGAACTCGACGCGGTACAGGCCGCGCTGCGACAGCTCGCGCCGAGCCTGGCCTACCTGGTTCCCGACAGCCACAACCCGACCGGTTTCACCATGCCGACGGCAGAGCGAAAGCGGTTGGGGCAGATCATTTCCGACACCCGGACCCGCACCATCGTCGATGAATCGATCGCCGACATGTGGATCGACGAGGCGCCGCCCGAACCACTGGCCGCCGCGGTCCCCCGCAACGATCTCGTGCTGACCATCGGCTCGATGTCGAAATCGTTCTGGGGCGGTCTGCGGGTCGGCTGGATCCGCGCCGAGCGCGGCACGCTGGCCACCATCGCGGCGATCCGGCCTTCGGTGGACCTCGGTACCCCGATCCTCGAACAACTTGCCGCGGCGAAACTCCTCGCGATGCGTGCGGACGTGCTGCCGGACCGGCGTGAGATCCTGCGTGCCCGTCGGGAGTTCCTGGTGGCGTTGTTGGCCCGAGAGCTTCCGGACTGGCAGCCCGGGCACGGCCGCGGCGGAATGTCGTTGTGGGTGAAGTTGCCCGCGCCGATGAGCACCGCGTTGTCGGCCGCCGCGATGCGGCTGGGTCTGGATGTGCCCGCCGGGCCGCGGTTCGGGGTGGACGGCACGCTCGAGCGGTTCATCCGGCTGCCTTATGCGCTGCCGGAGCCGGAGCTCGAAGAGGCGGTGCAGCTGTTGGTGCGGGCCTGGCACAGCATCACCGGCACGCTCAGTGCGGCACCTCAGACGCTGGTGGTCTGA
- the serB gene encoding phosphoserine phosphatase SerB — MTGAPRERSSVLITVTGVDRPGVTSALFEVLARHQVELRNVEQVVVRGRLTLGVLVAAPVETVADALRSDVETAIHRLGLDVTIERSDDMPVMREPSTHTIVVLGRPITAEAFSVVARAVAGLGVNIDTIRGVSDYPVTGLELRVSVPTGPNSTVYSQLQSELAQVAVDEGVDIALEDYSLSRRAKRLIVFDVDSTLIQGEVIEMLAARAGMEAQVAAVTEAAMRGELDFAESLHRRVATLAGLPASVLDDVAEQVELTPGARTTIRTLRRLGFHCGVVSGGFRQVIEPLAHELMLDYVAANELEVVDGKLTGRVIGPVVDRPGKAKALRDFAQQVGVPMEQTVAVGDGANDIDMLAAAGLGVAFNAKPALREVADASLSHPYLDTVLFILGVTRGEIEAADAQDGVLRRVEIPED; from the coding sequence ATGACCGGTGCTCCACGCGAGCGCTCGTCGGTACTGATCACCGTCACCGGAGTCGACCGGCCCGGCGTCACCTCGGCATTGTTCGAGGTGCTCGCCCGCCATCAGGTGGAGCTGCGCAACGTCGAACAGGTCGTGGTCCGCGGCCGGCTCACCCTCGGTGTGCTGGTCGCGGCACCGGTCGAAACGGTTGCCGACGCGCTGCGCAGTGACGTCGAGACGGCGATTCACCGCCTCGGCCTGGACGTGACGATCGAGCGCAGCGACGACATGCCCGTCATGCGCGAGCCGTCGACCCACACGATCGTGGTGCTGGGCCGTCCGATCACCGCCGAGGCCTTCAGCGTGGTGGCCCGCGCAGTCGCGGGTTTGGGTGTCAACATCGACACGATCCGCGGGGTGTCGGACTACCCGGTGACCGGCCTGGAGTTGCGGGTGTCGGTGCCGACGGGCCCCAACAGCACGGTCTACAGCCAGCTCCAATCCGAGTTGGCACAGGTGGCGGTCGACGAAGGTGTCGACATCGCGCTCGAGGATTACAGCCTTTCCCGTCGGGCCAAGCGTCTCATCGTCTTCGACGTCGATTCCACCCTGATCCAGGGTGAGGTCATCGAGATGCTGGCCGCCCGGGCCGGCATGGAAGCACAGGTGGCCGCCGTCACCGAAGCCGCGATGCGCGGCGAACTTGATTTCGCCGAATCCCTGCACCGACGGGTGGCGACGCTGGCCGGCCTACCTGCCTCGGTTCTCGACGATGTCGCCGAGCAGGTCGAGCTGACACCGGGCGCCCGGACCACCATCCGGACGTTGCGGCGACTCGGTTTCCACTGCGGCGTGGTGTCAGGCGGTTTCCGTCAGGTCATCGAACCGCTTGCCCACGAACTCATGCTGGACTACGTGGCCGCCAACGAACTGGAGGTCGTCGACGGCAAGCTGACCGGGCGGGTCATCGGCCCGGTCGTCGACCGCCCAGGAAAAGCCAAGGCGCTGAGGGATTTCGCCCAGCAGGTCGGCGTCCCCATGGAACAGACCGTGGCCGTCGGAGACGGGGCCAACGACATCGACATGCTGGCGGCCGCCGGCCTCGGCGTCGCCTTCAATGCCAAACCCGCGTTGCGCGAGGTCGCCGACGCGTCGTTGAGCCATCCCTACCTGGACACCGTGCTGTTCATCCTCGGCGTCACCCGCGGGGAGATCGAGGCCGCCGATGCCCAGGACGGCGTGTTGCGCCGCGTCGAGATCCCCGAGGACTGA